From Sardina pilchardus chromosome 9, fSarPil1.1, whole genome shotgun sequence, a single genomic window includes:
- the arpc4 gene encoding actin-related protein 2/3 complex subunit 4 — MTATLRPYLNAVRATLQAALCLENFSSQVVERHNKPEVEVRSSKELLLQPVIISRNDKEKVLIEGSINSVRVSIAVKQADEIEKILCHKFMRFMMMRAENFFILRRKPVEGYDISFLITNFHTEQMYKHKLVDYVIHFMEEIDKEISEMKLSVNARARIVAEEFLKNF, encoded by the exons ATG ACTGCGACACTGCGTCCGTACTTGAATGCGGTGCGTGCTACACTTCAGGCCGCCCTATGTTTAGAGAACTTCTCCTCTCAGGTAGTTGAACGTCACAACAAGCCTGAAGTGGAGGTTCG GAGTAGCAAAGAGTTGCTTTTACAGCCAGTCATCATCAGCAGAAATGACAAAGAGAAGGTTTTGATAGAGGGCTCCATCAACTCTGTGCGTGTTAGCATCGCTGTTAAACAG GCTGATGAGATTGAGAAGATCCTCTGCCATAAGTTCATGCGCTTCATGATGATGAGAGCAGAGAACTTCTTCATCCTGCGGAGAAAGCCAGTGGAG GGCTATGACATTAGCTTTCTCATCACAAACTTCCACACGGAGCAAATGTACAAGCACAAACTGGTGGACTACGTCATCCACTTCATGGAGGAGATCGACAAGGAAATCAGCGAGATGAAGCTGTCCGTCAACGCCCGCGCTCGCATCGTCGCCGAGGAATTCCTCAAGAAT TTCTGA